The window GCAACTAAGCAAAAAAATGGCTTCGGATATCTCTATAATATGGTTGTCATAATACGGAGAACATGTAGATGAATGATTTTCGATTAAAGATTTTACTGTGTCAGTGATTGCCCGTGCGCTTTCCAACAGTTTTTCATCTTGCTCAATACCTGCGTGGAATATATATAGTGCACCTGACGTACAAATTATGCCCAACTGCTCAAATATATTAAGATTTTCTAATATGGAATGTCTACTATACCCATTTAATCCATTTTGAATATGGCAATATTGTTGAAGTTTATTGAAATATTCTGAGTAGATCCTTAATAAAGTTTTATAAATTTCATAACTGACAGACAGGATGCTTCTTTTATTGAATAGATCATTCTTTCTCAAAAATTCCCACGTGACCAGCATTGTTCTTTCTGAGGCATAAATTGCAGGTTTAAGATTTTCTTCATTTTTGGCCCAAAAAAAGAGTATATTTAATACTAAGTGAATGCTTCTAAGAGCTTTTATTGCCTTTTTCAAATTATTTTGCTTAGATAAACTTCCAAACTCAGACTCCAAAAGCAAGCTATTCAAAATATTGTAATAATCTGACAAATCATAGTCTGGATCGGATAGAAGGGAGAGTACTTTTCTGAAAGATGAGCGGAATTCGATAGGCACAATTTGTTCATTAAACATGAATTCTTCAATGAAAATTGAAAGTTTATCACCACCCCAAAACTCATATTCAACTTCACCTACTTTTGTATTCTTTGATATATAGCCTTTCCAATTTTGTTGAATTTCTTGTTTAAGGTTTCCTCCAGTACATAAAATAATTTTTTTCTTTAGCGACAGATGCTCAGGACGAATATGGCTGTCTAAATACACATCCTTGATCTCATCCAATGATTGCCGGATTGATTGTTCATTAACATCCCAATCCGACCTACCAAGGTCCCCTTGCTTAATTGTAAAAAGCATAAGGACTTTGCCTTCATCATTGTATTCTCCGACTGCTGCGACATCAACACCATATTGCCTCACTCCGACTTGCGCATGGCTAATAGGTTCAATGCCCATCATGAGGAGTAGGTCCGGGAGGACCCTATCTAACTCATTCGACTCTTTTAAAAGAGAAAGATATTCTCGTATTATTAGTTTCACGAATCACCCCTTTTAGCCATTCGGAATCCTGCACGATTTATTGATGCACTGACAGGGGTGTCTATTTCAGATCTTGGAATTTCAACTGAATGTGAGAAAGAAGATAAATTGCTTGGATCACAATATTGACCATTTCTATAACTGAACCAGCCTCTTCCATATTTCAATGGAATTTTAGTAGCTATTAAGCTCGTAATAGAGCCTTTCTGAGCCTCCTCCATTGCTTTGCTCATATTTTTACTTTCTTCTAAAGAAATTTGATAAGACAATCGCTGAGACACTATCAGCTCATTTAAGTGCGGCAAAGATTTAATCAAATTCATCTGAGATTCTAAAACATTAATAATATTTTTGAGTGTTGTTTCCAATTCTTCAGATAAATCTGTAGCTGAGAGTTTTTCTTTTAAAAACTGTAAAGTTGTTCCGGGATAGTTCGTCCCGATTTGCCTTAAAAAAATATCATTCACCAGATTTTTTACATGCAAATCATTAGGTTTAGCAGTCAAAATGGAATAAATTAGGGAACAAAGATCATTCACATCAAATATGTAACCAAGTATTTTCCTGCAGATATATACAATATCCTCAATAGCGAGTGCTTCGATTATTGATTGATCAAGGCTTATAGAACGCTTTTTATACAAATTAGAATATCTTATAAGATCTGATGCGGCTTGATTTACTTTATAATTGTCATGGTTAAAAAATTTTGTAACAAGAGTATCAAATAATACCGTATTTTCGGATAGTTTTGATAACATCGAACCAAATAAAGAGTCGAGTTTGTGATCATTTTTTTGGTAATCACTATTTATGAGCCACTCCGTAAAAAAGCATTCAACTAAATTCTGATTATTTTCTGATCCAAGTAAACCATATAGGACATGGTCTAAATTATCTATGATACCTTTGTGTTGGCAAATTGTTGTAGATAAAGTCATTAATACTTCTTTAAACCAATCATCATTTGACATTTTCTCATAATGACGAAAAATAAATCTTGATATCTGGAAACTAATTTGTGGATTGTTTTTCTTTGATAGATCTAAAAGCCGAGCTTTAACTTTATCGCCTAAATGGCATAATTCTCCAAGTGAACAAGTAATAGCCTGGTTTATAGGCTCAGAATCGTTCGCTAATAGCCTATCAAATACATTTAATGTTTTTTCGATAATCTCCTTATCATTTTCAATATTATATTTTAAATTTCCTAGTACAATAACAGCCCCCTGCACGACTGGTTCTTCACTATGAGATAGGAGAGTCAATACTTCACTATGAAGGTCTTCGATCTTAATGTCAGGTAAATTTTCATAAATGTTAGATATATATCCAGCAACAAAAGGCTCTCCAGTATTTATTAAATTATCAAGTAATGTTCGTGCCACACTTGGCTGTTCTTTAGCTAAATTTGCAATCGGCTGATACTGACGACCTGACATTAGGTCATTTTGCATACCGTTAAAAATTTTAGAAAGGTAATTAGTCGTAGATTTGACATTAATTTTCAGTAGAGGAATAGCATCTTCCAAAACAAAATGAGCATCAAAACAACTAAACCCTTTATCTATGGCTTTTGCTGCTAAGTCACATATATCGGCATTGTGTTGTTCTATTAATTCAAGGATTATTGCAGTAGTTTTTTTGTTTTCTGATTTAATTTCATCACGCCAAATATTTTGTAGCTGTTTGAACAACTCAAACGGATCATTTTTATATTTGTCTATATTATCAATCGCATTATCAGACAAAATTACACCTCTTCATGTTTATATCGTAAGCTAACAAGCAATTCGCCCCGCCTGCGGCGGTGCGAATGCGGAGTTGAGGAACAACGGTTTGTGCCGCCACAGACGGGGCGAACAAGGAGTTTGAACAGACATCCATTTTCAATGTTGCTCCTCAACTCCGCAATAACCAGCTTCTGAATAACACCACTATTGCGAAGATATCCAAATAAACCTGTATGTTTAAAGAAAACAGAACATAATCCGCCCTTATCGGACGGGAATTAACTTTTTATTTGCAGGTTTACCAAAGGTTTTATAACCTACTCACATCTAATAATTCAAGAGTTTTCTATTATGAATCTAAATATTTCCCCTTAGAGGCCACAATGTGTGACCTTAAAGAGTCGTACTCATCTTTTGTAAGTTGAAACATAAAATCATCGGGGAAACGCCCAATATTTCTTTTGACCGCTTGGTTAAGCACCTTTGTTTCTAGTCAAATAATAGACCTGACGTTCTTTGCCTCTCATTTGTTGATCATCGGTGGTGATAAGATATTACGAAGAGGAGAGTGTGCCTTCGATAAAGTGCCTCATTAAGGTATGTCCCTTGTGAATCTCGATATTGGTGCGTGCCGCGTTTGACTCTGAAAAGGCGAGATTACTTTTTTTGTGTAAATCGGTCCCATACATGGCAAAGGGTACAGGCTCTTTTGTATGCGTTCTCTTTTGTATGGGGGTGTAATGGTCGGGGAGAATAAGAATCCGGAACTCATTAAACTTTTTTAAAGCATTATGGACAGGGCCGGCGATCTTACTGTCGATGTTTTCGATGGCACGGATTTTCTCTTCAACATTTCCTTCATGACCTGCCTCGTCCGGGGCTTCTATATGAATCAGCACGAGATCATGAGTATTAAATGCTTCAATTGCATAGTGTGCTTTTTCCTCATAGTTGGTATCTAGATATCCAGTGGCTCCCGGCACATTGATTATGTCCCAGCCAAGAAATACCCCGAGACCTTTCAGTAAGTCAACTCCTGTTATGACGGCACCGGAAATATGATAGAGATCTTTAAAAGAGGGCAGGGCTGGCTGCTGACCTTGTCCCCACAGCCAGATCATGTTCGCCGGTTTCTGGTTAAGATCGATCCGCAGATTATTTACGCGGTGATTTGAGAGCACCTCACATGATTTCATCATCAAATCAATTAAAATCTCTCCCCCGTTTCCTCTTGGTAAGTTCGATTGTATCGATTTTCCAATAATATCGTGAGGCGGTGTGCATTCGGCTTCTATCCTCTGATTACCACGGTAAATGAGAATATTTCGATAACTCTTGCCGGCATGGAACTCAATAGTGTCGTTGCCCAATTTCTCATTCAGCGTTGAAATGATGCTGGCCGCTTCTTTATTCGATATATGGCCGGCAGAAAAGTCTTCAAGGATATCATTGTTTCTTGTTATCAGGTTACAACGGACTGCCCAGTCCTGTTTACCCAACTTGATACCAAGGCTTGCTGCCTCAAGCGGTGCCCGTCCTGTATAGTAGACTGCAGGGTCGTAACCTAATACCGAGAGACAGGCGATGTCACTTCCGGGTGCAAAGGCTTCAGGAACGGTGTGGACAAGTCCTGTTAATCCATGACTGGCGATATTGTCGAAATTTGGTGTCTCTGCTGCCTCAAGAGGTGTTTTTCCTCCAAGCATTTCGAGTTTATAATCTGCCATTCCATCGGGGATTATGATACAGTATTTCAAAACTTTCCCTTGAAAATTGCTAAAAAATACAATGGAAACCCACAAGTTGAACGAAAACTGCCCAGAGACAAGGCGCGTAAAAATTTCGCAACCGGAACGTACGCTAGTACGTGAGGATTAAGAAATTTTTACAGCAACGCAGCAGGTGGACAGTTTTCGTTCAACTTGATGCTTCTTCGACTCGAAGAAACCTGGTTTTTCCTTTCACGACATCAAGGTTGTTAATCTCAATCATGGCTTTTTGCAGATTTCCTTCTTCAGCCAGGTGTGTCATCATTACAAGAGGGGCTAATTTGCTTTCTCTCGAATCCTGTTGTATTACGGATGAAATACTGATGTTATGATTGCCCAGTATTCCCGTAATGCTCGCCAAAACTCCCGGTTTATCGATAACAGTAAATCTGAGGTAGTACCGTGTCTTTATCATCGATATATCGAGAATATTGATTTTTTTACAATTACCCGAGAGCGATTTAATCGATTCAAACGTTATCCTGGCCCTTCCGAGCGAGACGTCAATAAGATCTGATACTATGGCACTCGCGGTAGGCATTCTCCCGGCTCCCTGACCATAAAGCATCGATTCTCCTATTGCATCTCCACGAATGCAGATTGCATTGAAAACACCGTTTACTGATGATAAGGGATGGTCGTGAGGTAATAAAGTGGGGTTTACCCTGATCTCTAAACCATTTTCCCTTTGTTTAGAGATAGCAAGTAGTTTAAGGGTATATCCCAGTTCCTGGGCATAATATATGTCCTTTAGTTCCACATTGCTGATACCTTCAACATAAACATCTGAGTAGTTAAAGTCACAATTAAATCCCATCCTTGCGAGGATGGTAAGTTTGTGGGCTGAATCGATTCCGTCAACATCGGTTGAGGGGTCCTTTTCCGCATATCCTTTTGCTTGTGCATCCTTTAGTGCTGTTTCATATTTTACGTGTTCTTGAGTCATCTTTGTTAACACGTAGTTTGTAGTACCGTTTATGATACCATAAATACCATGTATCTTATTTGCAATAAAACTGTCCCTGAGAGAAGCCACTACCGGTATGCAGCTCCCGACACTGGCCTCAAATGAGATGCTCTTACCATTCTTCTGTGCTATTTGAAAGAGTTCTGAGCCATGAAGTGCCAAAAGTGCTTTATTGGCAGTAACAATGTCTTTTCCTTTCTCTAGCCCCTTTATTAAAATTTCCTTAGCAGGATGGATACCCCCGATCAATTCTACAATTACCTCTATTTCAGGGTTATTGATTATCTCATTGAAGTCATGCGTGACAATTACGTTATGCGGGAATTGTATAGTTTTCTTTTTATCGATGCTCCTGTCTGCAACACCTGCGAGGTTGATTCTTTTATCAAGTTTGTTTGCAAATATTGGTGGATTTGACAGGAGTATTTCTGCAACGCCCGATCCTACCGTACCAAGCCCGATTAGGCCAATGTTCGATGTTCTCATGTTTGTGGTCTCTGAACGTTTAAAAGGTTTTATTGAAGGCGAATAATAGCAAACATTTTGCGTCTTATCAACAAATTTGATTGTAAACATCTCTGATTTCAGGACTTATTGGAGTTTTGTGAATGTTTTTTTCTTGCCATGTCCCATTCTCTTTGGTACTATCACGAAAATACACAAGTACAATAAGGTTTAATTTCCAAATGCGGCATATCTGTTTA is drawn from Candidatus Scalindua sp. and contains these coding sequences:
- a CDS encoding cofactor-independent phosphoglycerate mutase, with translation MKYCIIIPDGMADYKLEMLGGKTPLEAAETPNFDNIASHGLTGLVHTVPEAFAPGSDIACLSVLGYDPAVYYTGRAPLEAASLGIKLGKQDWAVRCNLITRNNDILEDFSAGHISNKEAASIISTLNEKLGNDTIEFHAGKSYRNILIYRGNQRIEAECTPPHDIIGKSIQSNLPRGNGGEILIDLMMKSCEVLSNHRVNNLRIDLNQKPANMIWLWGQGQQPALPSFKDLYHISGAVITGVDLLKGLGVFLGWDIINVPGATGYLDTNYEEKAHYAIEAFNTHDLVLIHIEAPDEAGHEGNVEEKIRAIENIDSKIAGPVHNALKKFNEFRILILPDHYTPIQKRTHTKEPVPFAMYGTDLHKKSNLAFSESNAARTNIEIHKGHTLMRHFIEGTLSSS
- a CDS encoding homoserine dehydrogenase, translating into MRTSNIGLIGLGTVGSGVAEILLSNPPIFANKLDKRINLAGVADRSIDKKKTIQFPHNVIVTHDFNEIINNPEIEVIVELIGGIHPAKEILIKGLEKGKDIVTANKALLALHGSELFQIAQKNGKSISFEASVGSCIPVVASLRDSFIANKIHGIYGIINGTTNYVLTKMTQEHVKYETALKDAQAKGYAEKDPSTDVDGIDSAHKLTILARMGFNCDFNYSDVYVEGISNVELKDIYYAQELGYTLKLLAISKQRENGLEIRVNPTLLPHDHPLSSVNGVFNAICIRGDAIGESMLYGQGAGRMPTASAIVSDLIDVSLGRARITFESIKSLSGNCKKINILDISMIKTRYYLRFTVIDKPGVLASITGILGNHNISISSVIQQDSRESKLAPLVMMTHLAEEGNLQKAMIEINNLDVVKGKTRFLRVEEASS